The following proteins are encoded in a genomic region of Streptomyces collinus Tu 365:
- a CDS encoding enoyl-CoA hydratase/isomerase family protein: MTHSPLPSPHFPYKALHVEYDGPVLRVRLLPTSEGSTLTVAALDDLTALLHSLHDRPDVRVLLLSSDGEDFCLGADRGEYRAALAEDPGGSVMRRIADKAYRVCDALENTHAVTIARLHGKVVGAGLALASFCDLRAGADDCRFRMPEIGIGLPPAWGGAMGRLIVEGGAARIRELMLTCETFDAETAQRLGLLHKVAPLDGLDAAVSAWVRPLVRRSPEALTLTKRMFAGHSRAARTADVALLDAHLLTAQLTAPRP; this comes from the coding sequence ATGACCCACTCCCCCCTCCCCTCCCCCCACTTCCCCTACAAGGCCCTGCACGTCGAGTACGACGGGCCGGTCCTGCGGGTCCGTCTGCTGCCCACGTCCGAGGGCAGCACGCTGACCGTCGCCGCCCTCGACGACCTCACCGCCCTGCTCCACAGCCTGCACGACCGCCCCGACGTCCGGGTGCTGCTCCTGTCGTCGGACGGCGAGGACTTCTGTCTGGGCGCGGACCGCGGCGAGTACCGCGCGGCGCTGGCCGAGGACCCCGGCGGGTCCGTCATGCGCCGGATCGCCGACAAGGCGTACCGCGTGTGCGACGCCCTGGAGAACACGCACGCCGTCACCATCGCCCGGCTGCACGGCAAGGTGGTCGGCGCGGGCCTCGCGCTCGCCTCCTTCTGCGATCTGCGCGCCGGTGCCGACGACTGCCGGTTCCGCATGCCCGAGATCGGCATCGGCCTGCCGCCCGCCTGGGGCGGCGCCATGGGCCGGCTGATCGTCGAAGGCGGTGCGGCCAGGATCCGTGAACTCATGCTCACCTGCGAGACGTTCGACGCGGAGACCGCCCAGCGACTCGGTCTGCTGCACAAGGTCGCCCCGCTCGACGGACTCGACGCGGCCGTCTCGGCGTGGGTCAGGCCCCTCGTCCGGCGCTCGCCCGAGGCCCTCACCCTCACCAAGCGCATGTTCGCGGGCCACTCCCGGGCCGCCCGCACCGCCGACGTGGCACTGCTCGACGCCCACCTGCTCACCGCGCAGCTCACCGCGCCCCGCCCGTAG
- a CDS encoding nuclear transport factor 2 family protein, which yields MSKIEIDAVTAEFFGAFDNRGGRAADVARIRRLVLPGGIIVMTGPDFTVYTVEEFIAPRLRLLRDGRLTEFSEWETSEHTEIVGDIASRVGTYRKSGVRDGERFEGGGTKTMQFVRTPDGWRIAALSWYDHP from the coding sequence GTGTCCAAGATCGAGATCGACGCGGTGACGGCCGAGTTCTTCGGGGCCTTCGACAACCGCGGCGGCAGGGCCGCCGACGTGGCGCGCATCCGCCGGCTCGTCCTGCCCGGCGGGATCATCGTCATGACCGGCCCGGACTTCACGGTCTACACGGTCGAGGAGTTCATCGCGCCCCGTCTGCGGCTGCTCCGCGACGGCCGGCTCACCGAGTTCTCCGAGTGGGAGACCTCCGAACACACCGAGATCGTGGGCGACATCGCCTCCCGCGTCGGTACGTACCGCAAGTCGGGCGTCCGTGACGGCGAGCGGTTCGAGGGCGGCGGCACGAAGACGATGCAGTTCGTCCGCACCCCGGACGGCTGG